The Persephonella sp. KM09-Lau-8 nucleotide sequence AAAACGAATAAATTTAAAAACTTCGTTTCTTCACTAAGAAATATATCAAACAATATAAAAATTCAATATCTCGAATATACACCTGATAAATTAGATAGACTAATCAAAAAATTTGATAACTTAGAAATCCATAACTACGAGGAGGACTAAAATATGTTCAAAACCGCTACACCATTTTTTATAAGAGCAATTACTCCTGTTCATGCAGGGAGTGGAAATGATTTAGGAATTGTTGATTTGCCTATACAGAGGGAAGGACATACAGGATTTCCCAAGATAGAATCTTCAACGCTAAAAGGAAGTATAAGAGACGCTTTTGAATTAAAAGCAAATGGAAATGAAAGTGAAGAGATAAAAATACATCTTATTTTTGGATATGATGGAACAAATGCAAGCCAAAATGTAAAAAAATTCTTTGAGCAAGACTTAGACTTTACTCAATTCTCAAGTGCTATAGCATTTGCAGATGCCAGAATTCTTTTATTTCCTGTTAAATCCTTAAAAGGAGTTTTTGCTTATGTAACTTGCCCACAAGTTTTAAAAAGATTAAAAGAAGATTTAAAAATGGCTTTATTAACAGATAAGATAGAAATAAATGGTAAAGAATTCAAAGCGGAAAGCTATAAAGTTGAAGATGAAGGAAAAGCTCTTGTTCCTAACGAAAACAAATTAATTGTCCAAGGAAATCAAGTTGTTTTAGAAGAGTATTTATTTGAAGTTGAGAAAAAACAGGAAGTCTCTGAATTAGCCCAAATTCTATCAAGACTTACAGGAGTAGAAGAAGATAGCTTAAAAGAAAGACTTATTGTTCTGCCCGACGATGATTTTGCAGATTTTGTAAAACTTTCAACAGAAGTTATTACAAGAATAAAAATAAACAACGAAACAGGAACAGTAGACCAAGGAGCTTTATTCACAGAAGAATACCTACCAGCTGAAACTGTAATGTATTCAATAGCATTCTTTTCACCATTGTTTATACCAGAAGAAAAAAGAGAAGAGTTAAAGAAAAAAATAGGAAATGAATTTGATTTTTCTGAGAAAACACCAAAAACATTTTTTGGAAATATTTCTAAAATCCTCCAAATCGGTGGAAACGAAACAATAGGAAAAGGATTTATAGAAGTGAATTTATTTAATAGCAAGGAGGAAAATAAAAATGGCAACTGACTTATCAAACATGAAAAAAACAGAATTAAATAGAGCTAAATTTGCTTATAATTGCGTAAAAAATGCTGAAGAAGCTTTAAAGGGAGAAGAATTAATTTTTGAAAGTTTACATGATGCAAAAAGATATAATCTAAAAGAAAATAAATATTTCAAAACCAGTAAATATTATAGGTCCTATGTTAAGAAAGTTCCCACTCTTATACAAGTTAACGGATTAGCTGGAACATTTGCTTTTATCTTCTCTAAAATGACAAAAAAGAAAGATAATAAAGAAAAAGGCACAAAACAAAATCCATATGGAGATTGGGATTTGATTTATTTTCAGACTTGGGAGTGGTTAAATCAAAATTACAAAGTAAATGATAAAGATAAAGAATTAGTAGAATGGATTATAGAACAA carries:
- the cmr4 gene encoding type III-B CRISPR module RAMP protein Cmr4, which encodes MFKTATPFFIRAITPVHAGSGNDLGIVDLPIQREGHTGFPKIESSTLKGSIRDAFELKANGNESEEIKIHLIFGYDGTNASQNVKKFFEQDLDFTQFSSAIAFADARILLFPVKSLKGVFAYVTCPQVLKRLKEDLKMALLTDKIEINGKEFKAESYKVEDEGKALVPNENKLIVQGNQVVLEEYLFEVEKKQEVSELAQILSRLTGVEEDSLKERLIVLPDDDFADFVKLSTEVITRIKINNETGTVDQGALFTEEYLPAETVMYSIAFFSPLFIPEEKREELKKKIGNEFDFSEKTPKTFFGNISKILQIGGNETIGKGFIEVNLFNSKEENKNGN
- the cmr5 gene encoding type III-B CRISPR module-associated protein Cmr5, producing MATDLSNMKKTELNRAKFAYNCVKNAEEALKGEELIFESLHDAKRYNLKENKYFKTSKYYRSYVKKVPTLIQVNGLAGTFAFIFSKMTKKKDNKEKGTKQNPYGDWDLIYFQTWEWLNQNYKVNDKDKELVEWIIEQNPKLYKAITIEVLAFFSWLKRFAEGMIEGEENE